From Sodalis glossinidius str. 'morsitans', the proteins below share one genomic window:
- the gcvH gene encoding glycine cleavage system protein GcvH, producing MSNVPTELKYTASHEWVLNEGDGVYCVGITEHAQELLGDMVFMDLPEVGATFSAGEDCAVAESVKAASDIYAPISGEIVAVNDDLEASPELVNSAPYTDGWLFKIKATDDSEVNELLDAAAYQAAIDEEDE from the coding sequence ATGAGCAATGTGCCGACAGAATTAAAATATACGGCATCCCATGAGTGGGTGCTTAATGAAGGCGATGGTGTTTACTGTGTCGGGATCACTGAGCATGCCCAGGAACTGTTGGGCGATATGGTGTTTATGGACCTGCCCGAGGTTGGCGCCACGTTTTCCGCCGGCGAAGATTGCGCGGTGGCGGAATCGGTGAAAGCCGCATCGGATATTTATGCGCCTATCAGCGGCGAAATCGTGGCGGTGAACGATGATTTGGAAGCGTCGCCGGAGTTGGTCAACAGCGCGCCTTACACCGATGGCTGGCTGTTTAAAATCAAGGCGACCGACGACAGCGAAGTGAACGAATTGCTCGATGCCGCCGCTTATCAGGCCGCTATTGACGAAGAAGACGAATAA
- the gcvT gene encoding glycine cleavage system aminomethyltransferase GcvT: MAQQTPLYEEHHASGAKMVDFHGWMMPLHYGSQLDEHHQVRRDVGMFDVSHMTIVDLAGPRTRDFLRHLLANDVAKLTVPGKALYTGMLNASGGVIDDLIVYFLSEIEFRLVVNSETRDKDVEWITRHAEPYQVTVTVRDDLALIAVQGPQAQSKTQTLFSSQQRQAVSGMKPFFGVQANELFIATTGYTGEAGYEIALPATQAADFWRQLLAAGVKPCGLGARDTLRLEAGMNLYGQEMDEGISPLAANMGWTITWRPEGRDFIGREALEAQRAAGDGEQLVGLVMTEKGVLRNGLPVHFTDAAGNMQQGIITSGSFSPTLGVSIALARVPAGIGQQAIVLIRNREMPVKVTKPGFVRAGKAVAQ; this comes from the coding sequence ATGGCTCAGCAGACCCCGCTGTATGAAGAGCACCACGCGAGCGGCGCCAAAATGGTGGATTTCCACGGCTGGATGATGCCGCTTCACTATGGTTCCCAACTGGATGAACATCATCAGGTGCGGCGCGATGTCGGCATGTTTGACGTGTCGCACATGACCATTGTCGATTTAGCCGGACCGCGCACCCGCGATTTTCTTCGCCATCTGCTGGCCAACGATGTTGCCAAGCTGACGGTGCCCGGCAAAGCGCTTTACACCGGGATGCTTAATGCGTCCGGTGGCGTGATAGACGACCTTATCGTCTATTTCCTTTCCGAAATTGAATTCCGCCTGGTTGTCAACTCTGAGACACGTGATAAAGACGTTGAGTGGATCACCCGCCACGCCGAGCCGTATCAGGTAACGGTGACCGTGCGCGACGATCTGGCGCTGATAGCGGTGCAGGGGCCGCAGGCGCAAAGCAAGACGCAGACGCTATTCAGCTCGCAACAGCGGCAGGCGGTAAGCGGAATGAAACCGTTTTTTGGCGTTCAGGCCAACGAGTTGTTTATTGCCACCACCGGCTATACTGGCGAGGCTGGCTACGAGATTGCGTTACCGGCAACCCAGGCCGCCGATTTCTGGCGGCAACTGCTGGCGGCCGGCGTGAAGCCCTGCGGCCTCGGCGCGCGCGACACCCTGCGCCTGGAAGCGGGGATGAACCTTTACGGTCAGGAAATGGATGAGGGGATCTCTCCGCTCGCGGCCAATATGGGCTGGACCATCACTTGGCGGCCGGAGGGGCGCGATTTCATCGGACGCGAGGCGCTGGAGGCCCAGCGCGCCGCCGGCGACGGCGAGCAATTGGTCGGGTTGGTGATGACTGAAAAAGGCGTATTGCGCAACGGCCTGCCAGTCCATTTCACCGACGCTGCCGGTAACATGCAGCAAGGGATCATCACCAGCGGCTCGTTTTCGCCGACGCTGGGCGTCAGCATTGCACTGGCGCGGGTGCCGGCCGGTATCGGCCAGCAGGCGATAGTTTTGATCCGTAACCGCGAAATGCCGGTTAAGGTCACCAAACCCGGTTTTGTGCGCGCCGGTAAAGCGGTTGCGCAATAA
- the ubiI gene encoding FAD-dependent 2-octaprenylphenol hydroxylase, whose protein sequence is MQAFDIVINGGGMVGLALACGLQGSGLRVAVIERQAPEAIPPADWPALRVSAINAASRLLLQHVQVWDAITVERANPYRGMEVWERDSFGRIAFDGAELGYPELGHIIENPVIQQALWRRAGELAEVTLITPASLRQVAWGENEAFITLDDDRMLTARLVVAADGAHSLLRTHADIPLTFWDYQHHALVATVRTAQPHGNIARQTFHGDGILAFLPLSDPHLSSIVWSLLPAVARERLTAPAEAFNVALATNFSLALGLCELQGERQTFPLTGRYARNFAAHRLVLVGDAAHTIHPLAGQGVNLGFMDVAVLLGEVRRLRKASKDIGHYPYLRRYERSRKRSAALMLAGMQGFRELFAGQHPLKKWVRDAGLRLADTLPGVKPRFIQQAIGLHDLPPWLEGESFD, encoded by the coding sequence ATGCAAGCATTCGATATAGTCATTAACGGCGGCGGCATGGTCGGTCTGGCGCTGGCCTGCGGCCTGCAGGGGAGCGGACTGCGCGTGGCGGTCATTGAGCGTCAGGCGCCGGAGGCGATCCCTCCCGCCGATTGGCCGGCACTACGGGTTTCTGCCATCAACGCTGCCAGCCGGCTGCTGCTGCAACATGTGCAGGTCTGGGACGCCATCACCGTGGAACGGGCCAATCCTTACCGCGGCATGGAAGTCTGGGAGCGGGACAGTTTTGGCCGTATCGCCTTCGATGGCGCCGAGCTGGGGTATCCAGAGCTGGGACATATTATTGAGAATCCGGTCATTCAACAGGCGCTGTGGCGACGCGCGGGGGAACTGGCGGAGGTGACGCTGATAACGCCCGCCTCGCTGCGCCAGGTGGCCTGGGGAGAAAACGAAGCGTTTATCACCCTTGACGACGATCGAATGCTGACCGCCCGGCTGGTGGTGGCAGCGGATGGTGCCCACTCCTTGCTGCGGACCCATGCCGATATCCCGCTGACCTTTTGGGACTATCAACACCATGCTCTGGTGGCCACCGTTCGCACCGCGCAGCCGCATGGCAATATTGCCCGTCAGACGTTTCACGGTGACGGTATTCTGGCGTTTTTACCCCTAAGCGATCCTCATTTAAGCTCCATCGTCTGGTCGCTGCTGCCGGCGGTGGCGCGTGAACGCCTGACGGCGCCGGCGGAGGCATTCAACGTCGCGCTGGCAACAAACTTCAGCCTGGCCCTGGGTTTATGCGAGTTGCAGGGGGAGCGGCAAACCTTCCCGCTTACCGGCCGCTATGCGCGTAATTTCGCCGCCCATCGTCTGGTGCTGGTAGGGGATGCCGCCCATACCATCCATCCGCTGGCGGGACAGGGCGTGAACCTGGGGTTCATGGATGTCGCGGTGCTTCTGGGAGAGGTGCGTCGCCTGCGAAAAGCCAGCAAGGATATCGGCCATTACCCGTACTTGCGACGCTACGAGCGCAGCCGCAAACGGAGCGCCGCATTGATGTTGGCGGGCATGCAGGGCTTTCGCGAGCTCTTCGCCGGCCAGCATCCGCTAAAAAAATGGGTCCGCGACGCGGGGTTGCGGCTGGCGGATACGCTCCCCGGCGTGAAACCACGCTTCATTCAACAGGCGATAGGATTGCATGATTTACCCCCCTGGCTGGAGGGCGAGTCCTTCGACTGA
- the ubiH gene encoding 2-octaprenyl-6-methoxyphenyl hydroxylase, which produces MTVTIIGGGMAGATLALAFSHLSRGTLQIDLVEAETPESRDHPGFDARAIALAQGTCRELTAIGVWPALASCATAITRVEVSDKGHLGKVQIAAEDYQLPALGYVVELHAAGKRLFELLREAPGVRLHCPATLTRLRREREKTIITLDNGVELNARLAVAADGSRSPLASQCGIQWRQRDYQQIAVIANITTAVPHGGDAFERFTAQGPLALLPMSGARSFLVWCLPASIRHEIAGWDDGQFCQALQRAFGWRLGRITAAGARQCYPLRLRTAQRHIAHRLALVGNAAQTLHPIAGQGFNLGLRDVITLAETLAQAAAQGEDIGDYAVLSCYQRRRQLDQAGTVGITDGLIHLFANRHLPLVVGRNLGLLAMAHIPSLRDALVRKTLGWVAR; this is translated from the coding sequence ATGACCGTCACCATTATTGGCGGCGGCATGGCCGGCGCGACTCTGGCGCTGGCGTTTTCGCATCTTAGCCGCGGTACCCTGCAAATCGATCTGGTGGAGGCGGAGACACCGGAAAGCCGCGATCATCCGGGGTTTGACGCCCGAGCCATTGCCTTGGCGCAGGGGACCTGCCGCGAGCTGACCGCCATTGGCGTCTGGCCGGCGCTGGCGTCCTGCGCCACCGCCATTACCCGGGTAGAGGTGAGCGATAAAGGGCACCTGGGGAAAGTCCAGATCGCGGCCGAGGACTATCAGCTGCCGGCGCTGGGCTATGTCGTGGAGCTGCATGCGGCCGGTAAACGGCTGTTCGAGCTGCTGCGCGAGGCGCCCGGCGTGCGGCTGCATTGTCCGGCGACGCTCACGCGCCTCAGGCGCGAGCGCGAAAAGACGATCATCACCCTGGATAATGGCGTGGAGCTCAACGCGCGGCTGGCGGTGGCGGCGGACGGCTCGCGCTCGCCGCTGGCGTCGCAGTGCGGCATCCAATGGCGGCAGCGCGATTATCAGCAAATTGCGGTTATCGCCAACATCACCACCGCCGTGCCCCACGGCGGCGACGCCTTCGAGCGGTTCACCGCCCAGGGACCCTTGGCATTGTTGCCCATGTCTGGCGCGCGCAGTTTTCTGGTCTGGTGCCTGCCGGCCTCGATTCGGCATGAGATTGCCGGCTGGGATGACGGGCAGTTTTGTCAGGCGTTGCAGCGGGCGTTCGGCTGGCGGCTGGGACGAATTACCGCCGCCGGCGCACGCCAGTGTTATCCTCTGCGCTTACGCACGGCGCAGCGGCATATTGCCCACCGCCTGGCGCTGGTGGGCAATGCCGCGCAGACCTTGCATCCCATCGCCGGCCAGGGATTCAACCTCGGCCTGCGCGATGTGATAACGCTGGCGGAAACGCTGGCGCAGGCGGCGGCCCAGGGGGAAGATATCGGCGACTATGCCGTGCTGTCGTGCTATCAGCGGCGTCGTCAGCTGGATCAGGCGGGTACCGTCGGCATCACCGACGGGTTGATCCATCTATTCGCCAACCGTCATTTGCCGTTAGTGGTCGGCCGTAATCTGGGGCTGCTGGCCATGGCTCATATTCCGTCGCTGCGCGATGCACTGGTGCGTAAAACGCTGGGCTGGGTGGCCCGATGA
- the pepP gene encoding Xaa-Pro aminopeptidase, whose translation MTPQEYTRRRQGLLAKMAPGSAALIFAAPEATRSADSDYPYRQNSDFWYFTGFNEPQALLILVKSDESHHHSVLFNRVRDKTAEIWTGRRLGQEAAPERLGVSRALPWDDIGSQLHLLLNGLDVVYHAQGEYEFADKLLFSALDKLRRGVRQQLQAPATLVDWRPWVHEMRLIKSEEELAVMRRACEITALAHTRAMQQCRPGLYEYQLEGEIQHEFNRHGARFPSYSTIAGSGENGCILHYTENASRMQSGDLVLIDAGCEYQGYAGDITRTFPVNGRFSPEQRAVYDLVLAMLNRALELYGPGRSIQEVSEEAVRIMVAGLVKIGVMKGEVETLIAAQAHQQFFMHGLSHWLGLDVHDVGDYGSSERSRILEPGMVLTVEPGIYIASDADVPAPYRGIGIRIEDNIVITATGNENLTASVVKEAEAIETLMAAARQG comes from the coding sequence ATGACTCCACAAGAATATACCCGCCGTCGTCAGGGGTTGCTGGCGAAAATGGCGCCGGGAAGCGCCGCGTTGATTTTTGCCGCCCCCGAGGCGACGCGTAGCGCCGACAGTGACTATCCCTATCGCCAAAACAGTGATTTCTGGTATTTCACCGGTTTTAACGAGCCACAGGCGCTGCTGATTCTGGTCAAAAGCGATGAAAGCCACCACCACAGCGTCTTGTTTAACCGGGTGCGGGATAAAACCGCTGAAATTTGGACCGGCCGCCGTTTGGGTCAGGAGGCGGCGCCGGAGCGCCTGGGTGTTTCCCGGGCGTTGCCGTGGGACGACATCGGCAGTCAATTGCATCTGCTGCTCAACGGTCTGGACGTGGTTTATCATGCGCAGGGAGAATATGAATTCGCCGATAAGCTGCTGTTTAGCGCGCTGGATAAACTGCGGCGCGGCGTGCGTCAGCAGTTGCAGGCGCCGGCCACGCTGGTCGACTGGCGGCCTTGGGTGCACGAGATGCGGCTTATCAAATCTGAGGAAGAGCTGGCGGTGATGCGTCGCGCCTGTGAAATCACCGCACTGGCGCATACCCGCGCCATGCAGCAATGCCGGCCCGGCCTGTACGAATATCAGCTGGAAGGCGAGATACAGCATGAATTCAACCGTCACGGCGCGCGCTTTCCGTCCTACAGCACTATTGCCGGCAGCGGTGAAAACGGTTGCATTTTGCACTACACGGAAAACGCCTCCCGCATGCAAAGCGGCGATCTGGTGTTGATCGATGCCGGCTGTGAATACCAGGGCTACGCAGGCGATATCACCCGCACCTTCCCGGTTAACGGCCGTTTCTCGCCGGAACAGCGCGCTGTCTATGATCTCGTCCTGGCGATGCTTAACCGCGCGCTTGAGCTCTACGGTCCGGGGCGCAGTATTCAAGAGGTGAGCGAAGAAGCGGTGCGCATCATGGTCGCCGGTCTGGTGAAGATTGGCGTGATGAAAGGGGAGGTGGAGACGTTGATTGCCGCACAGGCGCATCAGCAGTTTTTTATGCATGGCCTAAGCCATTGGCTGGGGCTGGATGTCCACGACGTTGGTGATTATGGCTCTTCGGAGCGGAGCCGGATACTGGAGCCGGGTATGGTGCTGACCGTCGAACCGGGCATCTATATCGCCAGCGACGCCGATGTGCCCGCCCCTTACCGCGGTATCGGTATCCGCATTGAGGACAATATCGTTATCACTGCCACGGGTAATGAAAATCTCACCGCCTCTGTGGTCAAGGAGGCTGAGGCGATTGAAACCCTTATGGCGGCGGCTCGCCAAGGATGA
- a CDS encoding YecA family protein → MSKQNTFPDYENLNRLLAAQAVALTAAEMHGLLSGILCGGKQNDGWQFLVHKLTNDGLAFTQTLAGPLRELHQATATALADASFQFQLLLPADDDDDGGAALFARVDALAGWVNHFLLGLGVVVVQLDKVQGDVREAIDDLRNIGQLGYDEDEDREELAQSLEEVIEYVRMAAILCHNDLNPPRPDDDAAPAPAAPVLH, encoded by the coding sequence ATGTCTAAACAAAATACCTTCCCCGATTACGAAAATCTGAACCGGCTGTTGGCCGCACAGGCAGTGGCATTAACCGCGGCGGAAATGCATGGCTTGCTTAGCGGGATACTCTGCGGCGGTAAGCAAAACGACGGTTGGCAGTTTCTGGTACATAAATTGACCAACGACGGACTGGCGTTCACCCAAACGCTGGCCGGGCCGCTGCGTGAGCTGCACCAGGCCACCGCCACCGCGTTGGCGGACGCGTCGTTCCAATTTCAGTTGCTGCTGCCGGCGGACGACGACGACGACGGCGGCGCGGCGCTCTTTGCGCGTGTGGATGCGCTGGCCGGCTGGGTGAACCATTTTCTGCTGGGGCTGGGCGTGGTGGTGGTGCAACTTGACAAGGTACAAGGAGATGTGCGCGAGGCGATTGACGATCTGCGCAATATCGGCCAGTTGGGATATGACGAGGACGAAGACCGCGAGGAACTGGCGCAATCGCTGGAGGAAGTGATTGAGTATGTCCGTATGGCCGCTATCCTTTGCCATAATGACTTGAACCCGCCCCGCCCGGATGACGACGCGGCGCCTGCGCCGGCCGCTCCGGTATTACATTGA
- the zapA gene encoding cell division protein ZapA translates to MSAQPVDIQIFGRTLRVNCPPEQQEALNQAAEDLNQRLQNLKVRTRVTNTEQLVFIAALNVCHELAQERLKTRDYAANMEQRIRLLQQTIEQALVEQGRITERPGNQFE, encoded by the coding sequence ATGTCCGCACAACCGGTAGATATTCAAATTTTTGGCCGTACATTACGGGTCAATTGCCCCCCTGAACAACAAGAAGCGTTGAATCAGGCGGCGGAAGATCTTAATCAGCGGTTGCAAAATCTGAAAGTTCGAACTAGAGTCACCAATACGGAACAACTTGTTTTCATCGCCGCCCTGAACGTCTGTCACGAATTGGCGCAGGAAAGGTTGAAAACCCGGGATTATGCAGCCAACATGGAACAACGTATCCGCCTGCTGCAACAAACGATTGAGCAGGCGCTGGTTGAACAGGGCCGCATAACGGAACGTCCGGGAAACCAGTTTGAATGA
- a CDS encoding 5-formyltetrahydrofolate cyclo-ligase, translated as MEKSLLRQSLRNHIRLRRRALSPQQQTAAAQRVVSHVMNDSRIHSVYTLAVFLSFDGELDTQPLIDALWAAGKQVYLPVLHPFTPGHLLFMRYTAATPLVLNRLRIREPQLDITTLLPLAGLDILFTPLVAFDTQGQRLGMGGGFYDRTLQHWRPQAGFYPIGLAHDCQQVAEPLPVEHWDIGLPEIITPSRHWRWHDAGTKKNG; from the coding sequence ATGGAAAAATCACTGCTGCGGCAGTCGCTGCGCAATCATATCCGCCTACGGCGCCGTGCATTGTCGCCGCAGCAGCAAACGGCTGCCGCCCAGCGCGTCGTCAGCCACGTCATGAACGACTCCCGCATCCATAGCGTCTACACCCTGGCCGTATTCCTGTCGTTCGACGGCGAGCTGGATACCCAGCCGCTGATTGACGCTCTGTGGGCCGCCGGCAAGCAGGTGTATCTGCCGGTACTGCATCCCTTCACCCCCGGCCATTTGCTGTTTATGCGTTATACCGCCGCCACGCCACTGGTGTTGAACCGGTTACGGATACGCGAACCTCAGCTGGACATCACCACGTTACTGCCGCTCGCCGGCCTGGATATACTGTTTACGCCGCTAGTGGCGTTTGATACCCAGGGGCAGCGCCTCGGCATGGGCGGTGGCTTCTATGACCGCACGCTGCAACACTGGCGGCCGCAGGCGGGCTTTTACCCTATCGGGCTGGCGCACGATTGTCAGCAGGTAGCAGAGCCGTTGCCGGTGGAACATTGGGATATCGGGCTTCCGGAAATTATCACCCCCTCCCGCCACTGGCGCTGGCATGACGCCGGGACGAAAAAAAACGGCTGA
- the serA gene encoding phosphoglycerate dehydrogenase produces the protein MAKVSLEKDKIKFLLVEGVHPSALENLKRAGYTNIEYHKGALDTETLKNAIRDAHFVGIRSRTHLTEEVFAVAEKLVAVGCFCIGTNQVDLPAAMKRGVPVFNAPFSNTRSVAEMVLGEMLLMMRGIPEANARAHRGQWNKQAQGSYEARGKKLGIVGYGHIGTQLSILAESLGMQVFFYDIESKLTLGNAQQVSTLAELLAMSDVVSLHVPDTLSTRNMMGKTELAQMKPGSLLINASRGTVVDIPALCAAMASKHLAGAAIDVFPQEPATNSDPFTSPLCEFDNVILTPHIGGSTQEAQENIGIEVAGKLVKYSDNGSTLLAVNFPEVSLPEHGERVSRLLHIHENRPGVLTRINQIFAELGINIAAQYLQTTPEIGYVVIDVETAAKDTALQLMKAISGTIRARLLY, from the coding sequence ATGGCAAAAGTATCGTTGGAAAAAGATAAGATTAAGTTTCTGCTGGTGGAAGGTGTTCACCCGTCGGCACTGGAGAACTTGAAGCGCGCCGGTTACACCAATATTGAGTATCACAAAGGCGCATTGGATACCGAAACGCTGAAAAACGCGATCCGCGACGCTCACTTTGTCGGCATCCGTTCCCGCACCCATCTAACGGAAGAGGTTTTCGCCGTGGCGGAAAAACTGGTGGCGGTAGGCTGTTTTTGCATCGGCACCAACCAGGTCGATCTGCCGGCAGCGATGAAGCGAGGCGTTCCGGTATTCAATGCGCCTTTCTCCAACACGCGCTCCGTGGCGGAAATGGTGCTGGGGGAGATGCTGCTCATGATGCGCGGTATCCCGGAAGCCAATGCCCGGGCCCATCGCGGTCAATGGAACAAACAGGCGCAGGGCAGTTATGAAGCGCGCGGTAAAAAGCTCGGGATTGTGGGTTATGGCCACATCGGCACCCAATTAAGTATTTTGGCGGAAAGCCTGGGTATGCAGGTGTTCTTCTACGATATCGAAAGCAAGCTGACGCTGGGTAATGCGCAACAGGTCTCCACGCTGGCCGAACTGCTGGCCATGAGTGATGTAGTAAGTCTGCATGTGCCGGATACGCTGTCGACGCGCAATATGATGGGGAAAACGGAACTCGCCCAAATGAAACCCGGTTCGTTGTTAATCAACGCCTCACGCGGCACGGTTGTGGATATTCCTGCGCTGTGCGCGGCGATGGCCAGCAAACATCTGGCCGGGGCGGCGATAGACGTTTTCCCGCAGGAGCCGGCCACCAACAGCGACCCCTTCACGTCGCCGCTGTGTGAATTCGATAACGTTATTCTGACGCCGCATATTGGCGGCTCTACTCAGGAAGCCCAGGAGAATATCGGCATTGAAGTGGCCGGCAAACTGGTCAAATATTCCGATAACGGTTCTACCCTGTTGGCGGTGAATTTCCCCGAGGTGTCGCTGCCGGAGCATGGCGAACGCGTCAGCCGTTTGTTGCATATCCATGAAAACCGTCCCGGCGTGTTAACCCGCATCAACCAGATTTTTGCCGAGCTGGGGATCAATATCGCCGCACAGTATCTGCAAACGACGCCAGAAATCGGTTATGTGGTCATTGATGTTGAAACCGCGGCGAAAGACACCGCTCTGCAATTGATGAAAGCGATTTCGGGCACCATTCGTGCCCGTTTGCTTTACTGA
- the rpiA gene encoding ribose-5-phosphate isomerase RpiA, with the protein MTQDELKKAVGWAALKYVRLGTIVGVGTGSTAAHFIDALASVRHQIDGAVSSSEASSAKLQSLGIPLFDLNEVDSLDIYVDGADEINGSMQMIKGGGAALTREKIIAAVARKFICIADSSKLVDVLGTFPLPVEVIPMARAWVARELVRLGGAPVYRQGVVTDNGNIILDVHNLAIMDAVALEEQINNIPGVVTVGLFARRGADVALIGSEQGVKIIG; encoded by the coding sequence ATGACGCAGGATGAACTGAAAAAAGCGGTTGGCTGGGCCGCGCTGAAATATGTCCGGCTTGGCACGATTGTGGGCGTGGGGACCGGCTCTACCGCGGCGCATTTTATCGACGCGCTGGCCTCCGTCAGGCACCAAATCGACGGGGCGGTATCCAGCTCCGAGGCATCGTCTGCCAAATTGCAAAGCCTGGGCATCCCGTTATTCGACCTGAATGAGGTGGATTCTCTGGATATTTACGTCGATGGCGCCGATGAGATTAACGGCAGCATGCAGATGATTAAAGGCGGGGGGGCTGCGCTGACCCGCGAAAAAATCATCGCCGCCGTGGCGCGTAAGTTTATCTGTATCGCCGATTCCAGCAAGCTGGTGGACGTGCTCGGCACCTTTCCGCTTCCGGTGGAGGTGATCCCCATGGCTCGCGCCTGGGTGGCTCGCGAATTGGTTCGCCTGGGCGGTGCACCGGTCTATCGTCAGGGCGTGGTGACCGACAACGGCAATATCATTCTGGATGTCCACAATCTGGCCATTATGGATGCGGTGGCGCTTGAGGAGCAAATTAACAATATCCCAGGCGTCGTTACCGTTGGCCTGTTCGCGCGCCGCGGCGCCGATGTGGCGCTTATCGGCAGCGAGCAGGGCGTCAAAATCATTGGCTAA
- a CDS encoding LysR family transcriptional regulator ArgP: MKRPDYRTLQALDAVIRERGFERAAQKLCITQSAVSQRIKQLENLFGQPLLVRTIPPHPTEQGQKLLALLHQVELLEEEWLGSDTPLLLSLAVNADSLATWLLPALKPVLSDLPIRLNLQVEDETRTQERLRRGEVVGAVSIQPQPLPSCLVDRLGALDYLFVASPSFAARYFPNGVTRSALLKAPAVAFDHLDDMHQSFLQQNFDLSPGSVPCHIVNSSEAFVQLARQGTTCCMIPHLQIERELEQRELIDLTPGLYQRRMLYWHRFAPESRMMRKVTDALLDHGHQVLRQD; this comes from the coding sequence ATGAAACGCCCGGATTATCGGACGCTCCAGGCGCTTGACGCCGTAATACGTGAGCGCGGTTTTGAACGTGCCGCGCAGAAATTGTGTATTACCCAGTCGGCCGTGTCGCAGCGCATTAAACAGCTGGAAAACCTGTTTGGCCAGCCACTGCTGGTGCGCACTATTCCTCCCCATCCCACCGAGCAGGGGCAGAAATTACTGGCGTTGCTGCATCAGGTGGAATTGCTGGAGGAAGAGTGGCTGGGCAGCGATACACCCTTGCTGCTGTCGCTGGCGGTTAACGCCGACAGTCTTGCGACCTGGCTGCTGCCGGCGCTTAAACCAGTGCTGAGCGATTTGCCGATTCGATTAAATTTACAGGTGGAAGACGAAACCCGCACCCAGGAACGCCTGCGTCGCGGCGAAGTGGTAGGCGCGGTCAGTATTCAACCCCAGCCGCTCCCGAGCTGTCTGGTGGACCGACTGGGCGCGCTCGATTATTTGTTCGTCGCGTCACCTTCGTTCGCGGCCCGCTACTTCCCCAATGGCGTCACCCGCAGCGCCTTGCTCAAAGCGCCCGCTGTGGCGTTTGATCATCTCGACGATATGCACCAATCCTTCCTGCAGCAGAACTTTGATCTCTCTCCCGGCAGCGTCCCGTGCCATATCGTTAATTCTTCGGAGGCCTTTGTGCAGCTGGCACGACAGGGCACCACCTGCTGTATGATCCCGCATTTGCAAATCGAACGCGAGCTGGAGCAGCGCGAGCTTATCGATTTGACGCCGGGGTTGTATCAGCGCCGCATGCTGTACTGGCACCGTTTTGCGCCGGAAAGCCGTATGATGCGTAAAGTAACAGATGCCTTGCTGGACCACGGTCATCAGGTCCTGCGTCAGGACTGA
- a CDS encoding oxidative stress defense protein, with the protein MKVKAQVLTAIVGLGAHIMPALAAELPQGPHVVTSGTSSVDAMPDIATLSIEVSISSKDAADAKKQADTRVAQYFDFLKKNGIASKDINAANLRTQPEYDYLKTGESVLKGYKAVRQVQVTLHQLDKLNELLDGALKAGLNEIRSVDLGVANPEQYRAQARQKAIDDATAQARALAEGFHASLGSVYSIRYHVANYQPMPAVRMFKATSSSVQADADQTYAQQSIHFDDQVDVVFEMKPKP; encoded by the coding sequence ATGAAGGTAAAAGCACAGGTGTTAACCGCCATCGTAGGACTGGGAGCCCATATCATGCCGGCTTTGGCGGCCGAATTGCCGCAGGGACCTCATGTCGTCACCTCGGGGACATCCTCCGTCGATGCGATGCCGGATATTGCCACGCTGTCCATTGAGGTGTCCATTTCGTCCAAAGATGCTGCGGATGCCAAAAAGCAGGCCGATACCCGTGTTGCGCAATATTTCGACTTCCTCAAGAAGAACGGCATCGCCAGCAAAGATATCAATGCCGCCAATTTACGAACCCAGCCGGAATACGATTATCTCAAAACCGGCGAGTCGGTGCTGAAAGGCTATAAAGCGGTGCGCCAGGTGCAGGTGACCCTGCATCAGTTGGATAAGCTCAACGAATTGTTGGACGGCGCGCTGAAGGCGGGCTTGAATGAAATCCGCTCGGTGGATCTAGGCGTAGCCAATCCTGAGCAATATCGCGCTCAGGCCCGCCAGAAGGCGATTGATGACGCTACGGCGCAGGCGCGTGCGCTGGCGGAAGGCTTCCATGCTTCGCTGGGGTCGGTATATAGCATTCGCTATCATGTCGCCAATTACCAGCCGATGCCGGCGGTGCGGATGTTCAAAGCCACCAGCTCCTCCGTCCAGGCCGATGCCGATCAAACCTATGCCCAGCAGTCAATTCACTTCGACGATCAAGTGGACGTCGTGTTTGAAATGAAGCCAAAGCCCTAA